A single region of the Dioscorea cayenensis subsp. rotundata cultivar TDr96_F1 unplaced genomic scaffold, TDr96_F1_v2_PseudoChromosome.rev07_lg8_w22 25.fasta BLBR01001208.1, whole genome shotgun sequence genome encodes:
- the LOC120255820 gene encoding glycine-rich RNA-binding protein 4, mitochondrial-like isoform X2, translated as MTLFSIAVMPTLNFSPSIPPWLPLRSPFNHALILKNRSHSVLLPLHCSTSSQSSPTPEAAASPSSRIFIKGLSHSTSEGSLAKAFSSFGDVKRVKIILSKGSKQSLGFAYIWFAHEEDAYLAISEMDGKFFEGRFISVEIADPESPTKQ; from the exons ATGACTCTTTTCTCAATCGCAGTAATGCCAACCCTCAACTTCTCCCCTTCAATCCCTCCATGGCTTCCATTGCGATCCCCCTTCAATCATGCTCTCATCCTGAAGAACCGAAGTCACTCGGTTCTTCTCCCTCTTCACTGCTCTACGAGCTCCCAGTCCTCTCCCACACCAGAAGCCGCCGCCTCTCCTTCTTCCAGGATCTTCATCAAAG GTCTGTCACACTCAACATCTGAGGGATCCTTGGCAAAAGCTTTTTCAAGCTTCGGAGATGTTAAAAGAG TTAAAATTATTCTTAGTAAAGGATCGAAGCAATCTTTAGGATTCGCTTACATTTGGTTTGCTCACGAAGAAGATGCATATTTGGCTATAAGTGAGATGGATGGAAAG TTTTTCGAAGGTAGGTTCATCTCGGTTGAGATAGCAGACCCTGAATCTCCTACAAAGCAG TGA
- the LOC120255820 gene encoding serine/arginine-rich splicing factor SR45a-like isoform X1: MTLFSIAVMPTLNFSPSIPPWLPLRSPFNHALILKNRSHSVLLPLHCSTSSQSSPTPEAAASPSSRIFIKGLSHSTSEGSLAKAFSSFGDVKRVKIILSKGSKQSLGFAYIWFAHEEDAYLAISEMDGKFFEGRFISVEIADPESPTKQVFINYRGFRNCGFSCEYLQVWLFTNKVICCEFLGGYS, encoded by the exons ATGACTCTTTTCTCAATCGCAGTAATGCCAACCCTCAACTTCTCCCCTTCAATCCCTCCATGGCTTCCATTGCGATCCCCCTTCAATCATGCTCTCATCCTGAAGAACCGAAGTCACTCGGTTCTTCTCCCTCTTCACTGCTCTACGAGCTCCCAGTCCTCTCCCACACCAGAAGCCGCCGCCTCTCCTTCTTCCAGGATCTTCATCAAAG GTCTGTCACACTCAACATCTGAGGGATCCTTGGCAAAAGCTTTTTCAAGCTTCGGAGATGTTAAAAGAG TTAAAATTATTCTTAGTAAAGGATCGAAGCAATCTTTAGGATTCGCTTACATTTGGTTTGCTCACGAAGAAGATGCATATTTGGCTATAAGTGAGATGGATGGAAAG TTTTTCGAAGGTAGGTTCATCTCGGTTGAGATAGCAGACCCTGAATCTCCTACAAAGCAG gtcTTTATAAATTACAGAGGTTTCAGGAATTGTGGTTTTTCTTG TGAATATCTTCAAGTTTGGTTGTTCACCAATAAGGTAATTTGTTGTGAATTTCTTGGGGGCTACTCCTAA
- the LOC120255824 gene encoding uncharacterized protein LOC120255824: protein MARRAPATPQEIAARIAEVRMRETDSGGSPSRGEEPEDLSKTIVPLVSPQDAGKVVEAGTYSQDVPTGVKDIDDLLRWVRESFPGAYVQRTEEDEQEGSITVPDVEGSGNNQVGGEDAAEKEANPPQAEETVGERSTDAPTSAEEEATTILSEVLEDLHRHAEAPIETEHVIAPVITSSATSDSSHSSDEIPLKDRVAQIAKGKKIVSRKKALSRKKTQKKEKVSKSKRKSFSDVEVEVSPRLKRKCTEATKQGEKPSVSSKKEKKKKATQQAKDGDEDRLLDKASKKKFESVEERGIVVERMIDEIAFEKFGLTKLLQERSLYKSATFPESYSLSLVQEFYSNLLSSDKGITRVYVRGKWIPFTPACLNRFLEFKSEVKGNYEEGFELNEEVLKEITRGRTESWGEETRLPASILTAKYNVLFKLGIQNWKGEAVIVVKKLKISQKLFILGKKIDLPVGRVSPPPMPEDEEEANLLDEEEYEKMLKKQLEDEERRQRALFAELFIIARQKQKILSRLEILEKKKKREDDGHDSGGDEDQEA from the exons ATGGCCCGCCGTGCTCCAGCGACCCCACAAGAAATCGCTGCCCGAATTGCAGAAGTAAGGATGAGAGAGACCGATTCTGGTGGGAGTCCATCAAGAGGAGAAGAACCAGAAGATTTGTCAAAAACTATCGTCCCCCTTGTCTCTCCTCAGGATGCTGGCAAAGTAGTAGAAGCAGGAACATATTCACAGGATGTGCCCACAGGTGTTAAGGACATAGATGATCTCCTAAGATGGGTGCGTGAGTCATTCCCAGGAGCTTATGTTCAGAGaacagaagaagatgaacaggaGGGCTCCATTACTGTTCCAGATGTAGAAGGTTCGGGAAATAACCAGGTTGGGGGTGAAGATGCtgcagaaaaagaagcaaacccACCACAAGCAGAAGAAACTGTTGGAGAAAGAAGTACAGATGCTCCCACTAGTgctgaagaagaggctactACTATTCTAAGTGAGGTTTTGGAAGATCTACACCGACATGCTGAAGCACCTATAGAAACAGAACATGTCATAGCACCTGTTATAACATCTTCTGCAACATCTGACAGTTCACATAGTTCTGATGAGATCCCACTCAAAGATCGTGTTGCCCAGATTGCTAAAGGGAAGAAGATAGTGTCTAGAAAGAAGGCCCTGTCAAGGAAGAAAAcccagaagaaggagaaggttagcAAGTCCAAGAGGAAGTCTTTCTCAGATGTAGAAGTAGAAGTCTCTCCAAGGCTCAAGAGGAAGTGTACTGAAGCTACAAAACAGGGGGAGAAACCATCAGTAAgttctaagaaagaaaagaagaagaaggcaactCAACAGGCAAAAGATGGTGATGAAGACAGACTCCTTGATAAAGCAtccaagaagaagtttgaatctgTTGAAGAGAGAGGTATTGTGGTTGAAAGAATGATTGATGAGATTGCATTTGAGAAGTTTGGGCTGACCAAGTTATTGCAAGAAAGAAGTCTGTACAAGTCTGCAACATTTCCAGAAAGTTACAGTTTGTCTCTAGTGCAAGAATTTTACAGTAATTTGCTGTCATCTGACAAAGGTATCACGAGAGTCTATGTTCGAGGTAAGTGGATTCCTTTTACTCCCGCTTGTCTGAACAGATTCCTGGAGTTTAAATCTGAGGTGAAAGGTAACTATGAAGAAGGGTTTGAGTTGAATGAAGAGGTTTTGAAAGAAATTACTAGAGGAAGGACAGAGTCATGGGGAGAAGAAACAAGGCTACCGGCTTCCATCCTCACAGCCAAGTACAATGTTCTGTTTAAACTTGGCATTCAGAATTG GAAGGGCGAAGCAGTCATAGTAGTGAAGAAGCTGAAGATTTCTCAGAAGCTGTTCATCCTAGGTAAAAAGATTGATTTACCTGTAGGAAGGGTGTCTCCACCACCAATgcctgaagatgaagaagaagcaaatctATTGgatgaagaagaatatgagaagatgttgaaaaaGCAACTAGAAGATGAGGAGAGAAGGCAACGAGCATTATTTGCAGAATTGTTCATCATTGCCCGACAGAAGCAGAAGATTCTATCTCGCCTGgaaattcttgagaagaagaagaagagagaagatgaTGGCCACGATTCAGGGGGAGATGAAGACCAGGAAGCCTGA
- the LOC120255821 gene encoding adenylate isopentenyltransferase 3, chloroplastic-like yields MDSGKLPGRKNKVIFIMGATGTGKTKLAVDLALHFNGEIINSDKMQVYDGLDIITNKATLTERAGVPHHLLGGVPQTADFSAEDFRRDAILAVDSIISRGKLPIIAGGSNSFIQALVDGHDGLFRAKFELCFIWIDVELLVLFQFTGHRVDKMVELGLVEEARGVFNIKDDDYTRGVRRAIGVSEFDKYFREENRVTDDQKAGILAEAIEQVKVNACKLVTSQLMKIERLRVESGWDVKRLDATGVFLKRGSPEFEGAWMEMVVKPALDIVSRFLDGESEDIKDF; encoded by the coding sequence ATGGATTCCGGCAAGCTCCCTGGCCGGAAAAACAAGGTCATCTTCATCATGGGCGCCACTGGCACTGGCAAAACAAAGCTTGCCGTCGATCTCGCCCTCCACTTCAATGGCGAGATCATCAACTCCGACAAGATGCAAGTCTACGATGGTCTTGACATCATCACTAACAAAGCAACCCTCACCGAGCGCGCTGGCGTCCCCCATCACCTCCTCGGCGGTGTCCCTCAGACCGCTGACTTCTCCGCAGAGGACTTCCGCCGTGACGCCATCCTCGCAGTCGATTCCATAATCTCCCGGGGAAAACTCCCCATTATTGCTGGCGGCTCCAACAGTTTCATCCAAGCTTTAGTCGACGGCCACGATGGCCTCTTTCGCGCCAAATTTGAATTATGTTTCATTTGGATCGACGTAGAGTTGTTGGTTCTATTTCAGTTTACCGGACATAGAGTCGACAAAATGGTTGAGCTTGGGTTGGTTGAGGAAGCAAGAGGAGTGTTCAATATCAAAGACGATGATTATACGAGAGGAGTTCGGAGAGCTATCGGTGTGTcggagtttgataagtatttCAGGGAGGAAAATAGGGTAACTGATGATCAAAAAGCCGGGATTTTGGCAGAAGCTATTGAGCAAGTGAAGGTGAATGCTTGTAAGCTTGTGACTTCACAGTTGATGAAGATAGAGAGGTTGAGGGTGGAGTCAGGGTGGGATGTTAAAAGGTTGGATGCCACCGGAGTTTTCTTGAAAAGGGGATCGCCGGAGTTTGAGGGAGCTTGGATGGAGATGGTGGTGAAGCCGGCTTTGGATATAGTGAGCAGGTTCTTGGATGGTGAGAGTGAGGACATTAAAGacttttag